A DNA window from Kitasatospora atroaurantiaca contains the following coding sequences:
- a CDS encoding antibiotic biosynthesis monooxygenase — protein MSGQVLSEVSALVAPEREAELVTSYRELVAGPLPDGLIRTELLRGPGHRWRVQSLWRDRAALEAVRSNPKLAAAPRLFADVGAEPELTVFQVTASQIGSLALD, from the coding sequence ATGTCGGGACAGGTGTTGAGCGAGGTCAGTGCGCTGGTGGCCCCCGAGCGGGAGGCCGAGCTGGTCACGTCCTATCGGGAACTGGTGGCGGGCCCGCTGCCGGACGGGCTGATCCGCACCGAGCTGCTGCGCGGCCCGGGCCACCGCTGGCGGGTGCAGAGTCTGTGGCGTGACCGGGCCGCCCTGGAGGCCGTCCGGTCGAATCCGAAGCTGGCCGCAGCGCCCCGGCTCTTCGCCGACGTGGGCGCCGAGCCGGAGCTGACGGTCTTTCAGGTGACGGCGTCCCAGATCGGCTCGCTGGCCCTGGACTGA
- a CDS encoding carbohydrate binding domain-containing protein: MDHAPRRRARHRRRHPLLAVLTAVAGLVATLLHTVAAHAATSATVYYKPATSWTTVDIHYAPTGGSWTTAPGVAMEAACTGWYKKTIDLGTATSLAVTFNNGSGTWDNNGGANYQLGSGISAVSGGVVSTTDPCAAATPASATVFYWTATGNWPAYYLHWAPTGGSWTTAPGTLMTAACTNWVKLTVSLGTATSWQATFNNGSGTWDNNSGANYQLGTDLISVKDGVVAHSDPCGTTTPPTGTAATVWYSTATVGWSTVNLHWAPTGGSWTTAPGVGMDAACTGWVRRTVDLGTATTWQATFNNGNGVWDNNNSANYRLGSGNNTVKDKVVTANATDPCAAVVPDTTAPTAPTAVAASATNTSVVLTWNAATDNVGVTGYQITRTGGTKGTSVVNTASTVHSESGLEATTFYCYTVKALDAAGNLSAASAAGCATTGTAPPAAPGGTPLGGDPRKDPIYFVLTARFNDGDSSNNRGGSQDVKSGNAANNDPMFRGDFKGLVQKLDYVKGLGFSAIWITPVVLNRSDYDYHGYHGYDFYRVDPRLESAGASYQDLINAAHAKGIKIYQDVVYNHSSRWGAKGLFTPTVYGVRDAQWSWYYDAPNAGFEYDGLTVDPVSGKSYYNGDLWSTAEPAGNTCVNWGVPTGGKSAEGYTVYNCQWPNPTSGMFPKALYHQCWIGNWEGEDARSCWIHEDLADFNTENPVVQNYLIGAYNKYIDMGVDGFRIDTAVHIPRVTWNRHFLPAIYSEVSAKFGAAKAADFFVFGEVGAFVNDKWNRGSANQSAQYYTWKERFTYSTDDATAAVQQYTTDNDPGTQPTSTNAFLNGNLYHAPDHSMYSGMSVIDMRMHMNFGDASNAYNNGKDSDDSYNDATYNVVYVDSHDFGPGKSSTRYAGGTDAWAENMALMWTFRGIPTLYYGSEIEFQAGKQIDCGPTCPLASTGRAYYGDKVAGEVTAGDFSVVSGASGAVATTLAQPLVKQLQRLNQIRRAVPALQMGQYSTEGVSGNMAFKRRYTDTASGVDSFALVAVTGGATYGGIPNGTYKDVVTGDVKTVSGGSLTVAAPGKGNLRVYVLDLGGANAAPGKIGTDGPYLK, from the coding sequence GTGGACCACGCACCACGTCGCAGGGCCCGGCACAGGCGCCGCCACCCGCTGCTGGCGGTGCTGACCGCCGTGGCCGGGCTGGTGGCCACCCTGCTGCACACCGTCGCCGCGCACGCGGCCACCAGCGCGACCGTCTACTACAAGCCCGCCACGAGCTGGACCACCGTCGACATCCACTACGCGCCCACCGGCGGCAGCTGGACCACCGCCCCCGGCGTGGCGATGGAGGCGGCCTGTACGGGCTGGTACAAGAAGACGATCGACCTGGGTACGGCCACCTCGCTCGCCGTCACCTTCAACAACGGCTCCGGCACCTGGGACAACAACGGCGGCGCCAACTACCAGCTCGGCAGCGGCATCAGCGCCGTCTCGGGCGGCGTCGTGAGCACGACCGACCCCTGCGCGGCGGCCACCCCCGCCTCGGCCACCGTCTTCTACTGGACGGCGACCGGGAACTGGCCGGCGTACTACCTGCACTGGGCTCCCACCGGCGGCAGTTGGACCACCGCGCCCGGCACCCTGATGACCGCAGCCTGCACCAACTGGGTCAAGCTGACCGTCAGTCTCGGCACCGCCACGAGCTGGCAGGCCACCTTCAACAACGGCTCCGGCACCTGGGACAACAACAGCGGTGCCAACTACCAGCTCGGCACCGACCTGATCAGCGTCAAGGACGGGGTGGTCGCCCACAGCGACCCGTGCGGTACCACCACTCCGCCGACCGGCACCGCCGCCACCGTCTGGTACTCCACCGCCACCGTCGGCTGGTCCACCGTCAATCTCCACTGGGCTCCCACCGGCGGCAGTTGGACCACCGCGCCCGGTGTCGGGATGGACGCCGCCTGCACCGGCTGGGTGAGGAGGACCGTCGACCTGGGCACCGCCACCACCTGGCAGGCCACCTTCAACAACGGCAACGGCGTCTGGGACAACAACAACAGCGCCAACTACCGGCTCGGCAGCGGCAACAACACCGTCAAGGACAAGGTGGTCACGGCGAACGCCACCGACCCCTGTGCAGCCGTCGTCCCCGACACCACCGCGCCGACCGCCCCCACCGCCGTCGCCGCGAGCGCCACCAACACCTCCGTGGTGCTGACCTGGAACGCCGCCACCGACAACGTCGGCGTGACCGGCTACCAGATCACCCGCACCGGCGGCACCAAGGGCACCTCGGTGGTCAACACCGCCTCCACCGTCCACTCGGAGAGCGGCCTGGAGGCGACCACCTTCTACTGCTACACCGTCAAGGCCCTGGACGCGGCGGGCAACCTCTCCGCGGCGAGCGCAGCGGGCTGCGCCACCACCGGGACGGCTCCCCCGGCCGCCCCGGGCGGCACACCGCTGGGCGGCGACCCGCGCAAGGACCCGATCTACTTCGTCCTCACCGCCCGCTTCAACGACGGTGACAGCAGCAACAACCGCGGCGGCAGCCAGGACGTCAAGTCCGGCAACGCGGCCAACAACGACCCGATGTTCCGCGGCGACTTCAAGGGCCTGGTCCAGAAGCTGGACTACGTCAAGGGCCTCGGTTTCTCCGCCATCTGGATCACCCCGGTCGTCCTCAACCGCTCGGACTACGACTACCACGGTTACCACGGCTACGACTTCTACCGGGTGGACCCGCGGCTGGAGTCGGCCGGCGCCTCGTACCAGGACCTGATCAACGCGGCCCACGCCAAGGGCATCAAGATCTACCAGGACGTGGTCTACAACCACAGCTCCCGCTGGGGTGCCAAGGGCCTCTTCACACCCACCGTGTACGGCGTCCGCGACGCGCAGTGGAGCTGGTACTACGACGCGCCGAACGCCGGCTTCGAGTACGACGGCCTGACCGTCGACCCGGTCTCCGGCAAGTCCTACTACAACGGTGACCTCTGGTCGACGGCCGAGCCGGCCGGGAACACCTGCGTCAACTGGGGTGTGCCGACCGGCGGCAAGAGCGCCGAGGGCTACACCGTCTACAACTGCCAGTGGCCCAACCCGACCTCGGGAATGTTCCCGAAGGCGCTCTACCACCAGTGCTGGATCGGCAACTGGGAGGGCGAGGACGCGCGGAGCTGCTGGATCCACGAGGACCTGGCGGACTTCAACACCGAGAACCCGGTCGTCCAGAACTACCTGATCGGCGCCTACAACAAGTACATCGACATGGGCGTGGACGGCTTCCGGATCGACACTGCCGTGCACATCCCCCGGGTCACCTGGAACCGGCACTTCCTGCCGGCCATCTACAGCGAGGTCAGCGCGAAGTTCGGCGCGGCGAAGGCGGCGGACTTCTTCGTCTTCGGCGAGGTCGGCGCCTTCGTCAACGACAAGTGGAACCGCGGCTCGGCCAACCAGTCCGCCCAGTACTACACCTGGAAGGAGCGGTTCACGTACAGCACGGACGACGCCACCGCCGCCGTCCAGCAGTACACCACCGACAACGACCCCGGCACCCAGCCGACGTCCACCAACGCCTTCCTGAACGGGAACCTCTACCACGCCCCCGACCACAGCATGTACTCCGGCATGAGCGTCATTGACATGCGGATGCACATGAACTTCGGGGACGCCTCCAACGCGTACAACAACGGCAAGGACTCGGACGACAGCTACAACGACGCCACCTACAACGTGGTGTACGTCGACAGCCATGACTTCGGCCCCGGCAAGTCGAGCACCCGGTACGCCGGCGGCACCGACGCCTGGGCCGAGAACATGGCGCTGATGTGGACCTTCCGCGGCATCCCGACGCTGTACTACGGCTCGGAGATCGAGTTCCAGGCCGGGAAGCAGATCGACTGCGGCCCGACCTGCCCGCTCGCCAGCACCGGCCGGGCGTACTACGGCGACAAGGTCGCCGGCGAGGTGACGGCCGGTGACTTCTCGGTGGTCTCCGGTGCCTCGGGTGCGGTGGCGACCACGCTGGCCCAGCCGCTGGTCAAGCAGCTGCAGCGGCTGAACCAGATCCGCCGGGCCGTCCCCGCCCTGCAGATGGGGCAGTACTCGACGGAGGGCGTCTCC
- a CDS encoding IclR family transcriptional regulator: protein MSSTPAAAPTGTERATGGVQSVERAFQLLEALADSGGVATLSELSTTSGLPMPTIHRLIRTLVQQGYVRQDTARRYTLGPRLIRLGETSGRLLGSWARPYLAELMEATGETANLAVLEGGEVVYVGQVQSRRSMRMFTEVGRRVQPHCTGVGKALLAQLPEDEARAVLGNQPLQAHTPYTVTDTQQLFAQLARARESGYVVDDQEQEIGVRCIAVAVPGAPTPTALSVSGPEARIRALEAQAGSAGLVPVMRHIAARLGQVLAP from the coding sequence GTGTCCAGCACCCCCGCCGCAGCACCCACAGGGACCGAGCGCGCCACCGGCGGCGTACAGTCCGTCGAGCGCGCCTTTCAGCTGCTGGAGGCCTTGGCCGACTCGGGCGGCGTGGCCACCCTGAGCGAGCTGTCGACCACCTCCGGCCTGCCGATGCCCACCATCCACCGCCTGATTCGTACCCTCGTCCAGCAGGGGTATGTGCGGCAGGACACAGCCCGGCGCTACACCCTGGGCCCCCGGCTGATCCGGCTCGGCGAGACCTCGGGCCGGCTGCTCGGCAGCTGGGCCCGGCCGTACCTGGCCGAGCTGATGGAGGCCACCGGCGAGACCGCCAACCTGGCCGTCCTGGAGGGCGGCGAGGTGGTCTACGTCGGCCAGGTCCAGTCGCGGCGCTCGATGCGGATGTTCACCGAGGTGGGGCGGCGGGTCCAGCCGCACTGCACCGGTGTCGGCAAGGCGCTGCTCGCCCAGCTGCCCGAGGACGAGGCGCGTGCCGTGCTCGGCAACCAGCCGCTCCAGGCCCACACGCCGTACACCGTGACCGACACGCAGCAGCTCTTCGCCCAGCTGGCCCGCGCCCGCGAGTCCGGGTACGTGGTCGACGACCAGGAGCAGGAGATCGGCGTACGCTGCATCGCCGTGGCCGTGCCGGGCGCGCCGACGCCGACCGCCCTGTCGGTGTCCGGTCCGGAGGCCCGTATCCGGGCACTGGAGGCGCAGGCGGGCAGTGCCGGTCTGGTGCCGGTGATGCGTCATATCGCGGCGCGGCTCGGCCAGGTCCTCGCACCCTGA
- a CDS encoding glycoside hydrolase family 16 protein yields MRISATPARLGAIAGAAALVTVPLVGQASAATGVTQDRLTPTSMAAGTAARAGLTVHSTTCFTAKTLGVAVRDAAGHNLDFPGSAHDIRICPSGVSITTGSRTLPAGSYTEFGAWQDYNGGWHNLAKKTLTVSGTASAPAPAPAPAPAPAPAPAPAPAPAPAPAPAPAPAPTPTPAPAPPTTGTASPVPGKSLTWSDEFNSSIAWGSTWVGDKSTAYRYGNHNPDDNKLDWLTTSGVSVADGVATFTAKPSSHTLENGKQAWDTGLLTTEGSSQGFQVKTGDYAETRVKLPTGSGAWPALWTWKNGNGEIDSFEYHPDNPNLLELTNHVKSGSKYYTDANAVAKDQWVTIGTYYGATSVDWYVNGTKVFSDGTGVGADWSAYLILNLSVGAGQYHPAPSGTAPLSFAADYVRVYR; encoded by the coding sequence ATGCGCATTTCTGCCACCCCTGCGCGCCTCGGCGCGATAGCCGGCGCCGCCGCGCTGGTCACCGTGCCGCTGGTCGGCCAGGCGAGCGCCGCCACCGGCGTCACCCAGGACCGCCTCACACCCACCTCGATGGCCGCCGGTACGGCCGCCCGGGCCGGGCTCACGGTCCACTCCACCACCTGCTTCACGGCCAAGACGCTCGGCGTCGCCGTCCGTGACGCGGCCGGCCACAACCTGGACTTCCCCGGCTCGGCACACGACATCCGGATCTGCCCGAGCGGTGTCTCGATCACCACCGGCAGCCGCACCCTGCCGGCCGGCTCCTACACCGAGTTCGGCGCCTGGCAGGACTACAACGGCGGCTGGCACAACCTCGCCAAGAAGACGCTGACGGTCTCCGGTACGGCCTCCGCTCCGGCCCCGGCCCCTGCCCCGGCCCCGGCCCCTGCCCCGGCCCCGGCCCCTGCCCCGGCCCCTGCCCCGGCTCCGGCCCCCGCTCCGGCCCCGGCTCCCACGCCGACTCCCGCTCCGGCCCCGCCGACCACGGGCACCGCCTCGCCGGTCCCCGGCAAGTCGCTGACCTGGTCCGACGAGTTCAACAGCAGCATCGCCTGGGGCTCCACCTGGGTCGGCGACAAGAGCACCGCCTACCGCTACGGCAACCACAACCCGGACGACAACAAGCTGGACTGGCTGACCACCAGCGGCGTGAGCGTCGCCGACGGTGTCGCCACCTTCACCGCCAAGCCGTCCAGCCACACCCTGGAGAACGGCAAGCAGGCCTGGGACACCGGGCTGCTCACCACCGAGGGCTCCTCCCAGGGCTTCCAGGTCAAGACCGGCGACTACGCCGAGACCCGGGTGAAGCTGCCCACCGGCTCGGGCGCCTGGCCCGCGCTGTGGACCTGGAAGAACGGCAACGGGGAGATCGACTCCTTCGAGTACCACCCCGACAACCCGAACCTGCTGGAGCTGACCAACCACGTCAAGTCCGGCTCGAAGTACTACACCGACGCCAACGCCGTCGCCAAGGACCAGTGGGTGACCATCGGCACGTACTACGGCGCCACCTCGGTCGACTGGTACGTCAACGGCACCAAGGTGTTCTCGGACGGCACCGGCGTGGGCGCCGACTGGTCGGCGTACCTGATCCTCAACCTGTCGGTGGGTGCCGGCCAGTACCACCCCGCGCCCTCCGGCACCGCCCCGCTCAGCTTCGCCGCCGACTACGTGCGGGTCTACCGCTGA
- a CDS encoding allophanate hydrolase-related protein yields MARIFFNGQAMVGGPFHASVADALIGPVRTAPGHRFFSIDDVCPGLLPDPSVDTAIEGELYDVPLEHLRDVILPGEPRELELGVITLEDGTPCLSMVLARGELERGVHKEITEFGGWRAYLATLGRTS; encoded by the coding sequence GTGGCACGCATCTTCTTCAACGGCCAGGCCATGGTCGGCGGCCCCTTCCACGCCTCGGTCGCCGACGCGCTGATCGGCCCGGTCCGCACCGCGCCCGGCCACCGCTTCTTCTCCATCGACGACGTCTGCCCGGGCCTGCTCCCCGACCCCTCGGTGGACACCGCCATCGAGGGCGAGCTGTACGACGTCCCGCTGGAGCACCTGCGCGACGTGATCCTCCCCGGCGAGCCGCGCGAGCTCGAACTCGGCGTCATCACGCTGGAGGACGGCACGCCGTGCCTCTCCATGGTCCTCGCGCGCGGCGAGCTCGAGCGCGGGGTCCACAAGGAGATCACCGAGTTCGGCGGCTGGCGCGCCTACCTCGCGACCCTGGGCCGCACCTCCTGA
- the aceB gene encoding malate synthase A — translation MAADQGPVGASPAAPVVTVAGPRVPRAEEVLTPEAVAFVVGLHRAFEGRRQELLTRRKTRRAEIAKAGTLDFLPETAAVREGDWKVAEAPRALQDRRVEITGPTDRKMVINALNSGARIWLADFEDATAPTWENVVSGQVNLIDAFEGRIDFTSSTGKAYTLKPAPELATVVVRPRGWHLDESHVLVDGAPIAGAFLDFGLYFFHNAARLLARGAEDPNSGPYFYLPKTESHLEARLWNDVFTHAQEALGIPYGTIRATVLIETITAAFEMDEILYELRDHAAGLNAGRWDYLFSIVKNFRDAGEHYILPDRNSVGMTSPFMAAYTRLLVQTCHKRGAHAIGGMAAFIPSRRDPEVNAAALEKVKADKDREAGNGFDGSWVAHPDLVPVARASFDAVLGDRPNQKDNPGSDEVVTAAQLLDIAGAGGSCTEAGLHNAVQVGVRYIEAWLRGLGAVGIFNMMEDAATAEISRSQIWQWIHNGVVLADTGEKATAELVRRLVAAELAELRTELGDEAYAGGRWAEAAKLFEQVALAEEFVDFLTLPGYALLG, via the coding sequence ATGGCTGCAGATCAGGGACCCGTCGGCGCTTCTCCCGCCGCTCCGGTCGTCACTGTCGCCGGTCCGCGCGTCCCCCGCGCCGAGGAGGTGCTCACCCCGGAGGCGGTCGCCTTCGTCGTCGGCCTCCACCGCGCCTTCGAAGGTCGCCGGCAGGAGCTCCTGACCCGACGAAAGACGCGCCGCGCCGAGATCGCCAAGGCGGGCACGCTCGACTTCCTCCCCGAAACGGCCGCCGTCCGCGAGGGTGACTGGAAGGTCGCCGAGGCCCCCCGCGCACTGCAGGACCGCCGGGTCGAGATCACCGGCCCCACCGACCGCAAGATGGTCATCAACGCGCTGAACTCGGGTGCGAGGATCTGGCTCGCCGACTTCGAGGACGCCACCGCCCCCACCTGGGAGAACGTGGTCAGCGGTCAGGTCAACCTGATCGACGCCTTCGAGGGCCGGATCGACTTCACCTCCTCCACCGGCAAGGCGTACACCCTCAAGCCGGCCCCGGAGCTTGCCACCGTCGTGGTCCGCCCGCGTGGCTGGCACCTCGACGAGAGCCATGTGCTGGTCGACGGCGCCCCGATCGCCGGCGCCTTCCTCGACTTCGGCCTCTACTTCTTCCACAACGCCGCCCGGCTGCTCGCGCGTGGCGCCGAGGACCCGAACTCGGGCCCGTACTTCTACCTTCCGAAGACCGAGAGCCACCTCGAGGCCCGGCTCTGGAACGACGTCTTCACGCACGCCCAGGAAGCCCTCGGCATCCCGTACGGCACCATCCGCGCCACGGTGCTGATCGAGACCATCACCGCCGCCTTCGAGATGGACGAGATCCTCTACGAGCTGCGCGACCACGCCGCCGGGCTCAACGCGGGCCGCTGGGACTACCTCTTCTCGATCGTCAAGAACTTCCGTGACGCGGGCGAGCACTACATCCTGCCGGACCGCAACAGCGTCGGCATGACCTCGCCGTTCATGGCCGCGTACACCCGCCTGCTGGTGCAGACCTGCCACAAGCGCGGCGCCCACGCGATCGGCGGCATGGCCGCCTTCATCCCGTCCCGCCGCGACCCCGAGGTCAACGCCGCCGCGCTCGAGAAGGTCAAGGCCGACAAGGACCGCGAGGCGGGCAACGGCTTCGACGGCTCCTGGGTCGCACACCCCGACCTGGTCCCCGTCGCCCGTGCCTCCTTCGACGCCGTGCTGGGCGACCGTCCGAACCAGAAGGACAACCCCGGCTCAGACGAGGTCGTGACGGCCGCCCAGCTGCTCGACATCGCCGGCGCCGGTGGCAGCTGCACCGAGGCCGGCCTCCACAACGCCGTTCAGGTCGGCGTCCGTTACATCGAGGCATGGCTTCGCGGTCTCGGTGCCGTCGGCATCTTCAACATGATGGAGGACGCCGCGACCGCCGAGATCTCGCGCTCGCAGATCTGGCAGTGGATCCACAACGGCGTCGTGCTCGCGGACACCGGTGAGAAGGCCACCGCCGAGCTGGTCCGTCGGCTCGTGGCCGCGGAGCTCGCCGAACTTCGTACCGAGTTGGGCGACGAGGCCTACGCCGGTGGGCGCTGGGCCGAGGCCGCCAAGCTCTTCGAACAGGTCGCCCTGGCAGAGGAGTTCGTCGACTTCCTCACGCTGCCCGGCTACGCCCTGCTCGGCTGA
- a CDS encoding 8-oxoguanine deaminase produces the protein MAVQPPPADQRIVIENVAIATVDANDTEYARGHVVVLGNKIESVGNGPAPQWLDNVVRRINGEGHLVTPGLVNTHHHFYQWITRGLAQDNILFDWLVALYPTWARIDDKLVHAAAQGSTAALLKSGCTTASDHHYVFPKDGGDILGAEIEAVQELGMRFTALRGSMDRSKKDGGLPPDHAVEKTEDILIASEAAVDKYHDASFDSMLQIAIAPCSPFSVSTELMREAAVLARRKGVRLHTHGSETAEEEQFCKELFGMGPTDYFESTGWLGEDVWMAHCVHMNDSDIAKFAETGTGVAHCPSSNARLAAGIARVPDMLRAGVPVGLGVDGTASNESGELGTELRNALLINRLHGRPDALTARSSLRLGTMGGARVLGRQNEIGSIEVGKLADLALWKIDGIMHSSIADPVAALTLGALPPLALLLVNGNAVVEKGNLTTVNEDKIAQACARAAKELASREV, from the coding sequence ATGGCAGTCCAGCCCCCGCCCGCCGACCAGCGGATCGTGATCGAGAACGTCGCCATCGCGACGGTCGACGCCAACGACACCGAGTACGCCCGCGGCCACGTCGTAGTCCTCGGCAACAAGATCGAGTCGGTCGGCAACGGCCCCGCCCCTCAGTGGCTGGACAACGTGGTGCGCCGTATCAACGGCGAGGGCCACCTGGTCACGCCGGGCCTGGTCAACACCCACCACCACTTCTACCAGTGGATCACCCGCGGCCTCGCCCAGGACAACATCCTCTTCGACTGGCTGGTCGCGCTCTACCCGACCTGGGCCCGCATCGACGACAAGCTCGTCCACGCCGCCGCCCAGGGCTCGACGGCCGCGCTGCTCAAGTCCGGTTGTACGACCGCGAGCGACCACCACTACGTCTTCCCGAAGGACGGCGGCGACATCCTCGGCGCCGAGATCGAGGCCGTCCAGGAGCTCGGCATGCGCTTCACCGCGCTGCGCGGCTCGATGGACCGCAGCAAGAAGGACGGCGGCCTGCCGCCGGACCACGCGGTCGAGAAGACCGAGGACATCCTGATCGCGTCCGAGGCCGCCGTGGACAAGTACCACGACGCCTCCTTCGACTCGATGCTGCAGATCGCCATCGCGCCGTGCTCGCCCTTCTCGGTCTCCACCGAGCTGATGCGCGAGGCCGCCGTCCTGGCCCGCCGCAAGGGCGTCCGCCTGCACACCCACGGCTCGGAGACGGCCGAGGAGGAGCAGTTCTGCAAGGAGCTGTTCGGCATGGGCCCGACCGACTACTTCGAGTCGACCGGCTGGCTGGGCGAGGACGTCTGGATGGCGCACTGCGTCCACATGAACGACTCGGACATCGCCAAGTTCGCCGAGACCGGCACCGGTGTCGCGCACTGCCCGTCCTCCAACGCCCGCCTCGCGGCCGGCATCGCCCGCGTCCCGGACATGCTCCGCGCGGGCGTCCCGGTCGGCCTCGGCGTGGACGGCACCGCCTCCAACGAGTCGGGTGAGCTCGGCACCGAGCTGCGCAACGCGCTGCTGATCAACCGTCTGCACGGCCGCCCGGACGCGCTGACCGCCCGCAGCTCGCTGCGCCTGGGCACCATGGGCGGCGCCCGGGTGCTCGGCCGTCAGAACGAGATCGGCTCGATCGAGGTCGGCAAGCTCGCCGACCTGGCGCTCTGGAAGATCGACGGCATCATGCACTCCTCGATCGCCGACCCGGTCGCCGCCCTCACCCTGGGCGCCCTGCCGCCGCTGGCCCTGCTGCTCGTCAACGGCAACGCCGTCGTCGAGAAGGGCAACCTGACCACGGTCAACGAGGACAAGATCGCCCAGGCATGCGCCCGTGCGGCCAAGGAGCTCGCCTCCCGCGAGGTCTGA
- a CDS encoding amino acid permease, protein MSTDTKPTTAHEAATGGHLQAGLKNRHLSMIAIGGVIGAGLFVGSGAGIASTGPGILLSYTLAGVLVVMVMRMLGEMAAADPQSGSFSAYADRALGRWAGFTIGWLYWFFWVVVLAVEATAGAKILNHWVPGVPQWAFALLVMAVLTATNLFSVSSYGEFEFWFAGIKVVAIAAFIVIGVLAVLGLLPGTHAVGAENLTGHGGFLPHGVGAVFTGMLTVVFAFMGSEIVTLAAGESADPEKAVSKATNSVIWRIGVFYLGSIAIVVTLLPWDSASVKGSPYVAVLEHVGIPGAAGVMDVIVLTAVLSCLNSGLYTASRMAFSLGQRGDAPRAFAQVSGRGVPRTAILSSVVFGFVAVFFNYTSPDTVFQFLLNSSGAVALFVWLVICFSQLRMRKIIEREAPERLTVRMWLYPYLTWATIGLIGFVVAYMFTDHDGRIQMILSLVAAAVVLTAAAVVDRRRKAAAALQ, encoded by the coding sequence ATGAGTACGGACACCAAGCCCACGACCGCCCACGAAGCGGCCACCGGCGGACACCTGCAGGCCGGTCTGAAGAACCGCCATCTCTCCATGATCGCCATCGGCGGCGTTATCGGCGCCGGCCTTTTCGTCGGATCGGGCGCCGGAATCGCTTCGACCGGCCCCGGAATTCTGCTCTCGTACACCCTGGCCGGCGTGCTGGTAGTGATGGTGATGCGGATGCTCGGCGAGATGGCCGCGGCGGACCCGCAGAGCGGATCGTTCTCCGCGTACGCGGACCGCGCGCTCGGCCGGTGGGCGGGCTTCACCATCGGCTGGCTGTACTGGTTCTTCTGGGTGGTGGTGCTCGCCGTCGAGGCTACCGCCGGTGCGAAGATCCTCAACCACTGGGTGCCGGGCGTGCCGCAGTGGGCGTTCGCGCTGCTGGTGATGGCCGTGCTGACCGCGACCAACCTCTTCTCCGTCTCCTCCTACGGGGAGTTCGAGTTCTGGTTCGCCGGCATCAAGGTGGTGGCGATCGCCGCCTTCATCGTGATCGGTGTCCTGGCGGTGCTCGGGCTGCTGCCGGGCACCCACGCGGTCGGGGCGGAGAACCTGACCGGCCACGGCGGCTTCCTCCCGCACGGCGTCGGCGCGGTGTTCACCGGCATGCTGACCGTGGTCTTCGCCTTCATGGGCAGCGAGATCGTGACCCTCGCCGCCGGCGAGTCGGCCGACCCCGAGAAGGCCGTCAGCAAGGCCACCAACAGCGTGATCTGGCGGATCGGCGTCTTCTACCTGGGCTCGATCGCCATCGTGGTGACCCTGCTCCCCTGGGACTCCGCTTCAGTGAAGGGCAGCCCGTACGTCGCCGTGCTGGAGCACGTCGGCATCCCCGGCGCGGCCGGTGTCATGGACGTGATCGTACTGACGGCCGTGCTGTCCTGTCTGAACTCGGGTCTCTACACGGCCTCGCGGATGGCGTTCTCGCTCGGGCAGCGCGGCGACGCACCGCGCGCCTTCGCGCAGGTGAGCGGGCGCGGCGTGCCGCGCACGGCGATCCTGTCGTCCGTGGTGTTCGGCTTCGTCGCGGTCTTCTTCAACTACACCTCGCCCGACACCGTGTTCCAGTTCCTGCTCAACTCCTCGGGTGCGGTGGCGCTCTTCGTCTGGCTGGTGATCTGCTTCTCGCAGCTGCGCATGCGCAAGATCATCGAGCGGGAGGCCCCGGAGCGGCTGACCGTACGGATGTGGCTCTACCCGTACCTCACCTGGGCGACCATCGGCCTGATCGGCTTCGTCGTCGCCTATATGTTCACCGACCACGACGGACGCATCCAGATGATCCTGTCCCTGGTGGCGGCGGCCGTCGTGCTCACGGCGGCGGCCGTCGTGGACCGCAGGCGCAAGGCGGCCGCGGCCCTGCAGTGA